From Rubrivirga sp. SAORIC476, a single genomic window includes:
- a CDS encoding multicopper oxidase family protein: MSRYSRRSFLSTVGGAAAAAPLLPLAGCQAVEAATAPTSGDGSAGAAPEVVRSGRVVDVTLTAERVERTFEASTGTETRARLRAYNGQIPGPLLELRPGDHLRVRLENRLPPTDSAGWTGDHNVPHALDTTNLHFHGLSVIPHLFQPVGTSDPTAEMIAVRPGEDLVYEIPIPDDQPDGLYWYHPHHHGSTVVQAVTGMAGGIVVRGPVDEVPEVAAAAEHFLVFNDIGLFPSEDGSDVWEYEPKQNSLWDTLGNQVEIWDPSTETMIPAPDLKGGFSTGDYKRRYYLVNGEPFFREDHNFGTGPKVTPPGCPPTVQFDPAAMPLGTQLAVPRITMRPGEVARFRLLNAMSDNVMPIAVEGHDLQVIELDGVNFPTPQLRPAVPITNAYPDQQLLLAPANRASFMLRANATPGVYKVMQLAQCAQFLYSSPRVLAEIEVAGDPVTMAMPTALPVPTREYPLISPDEVKRVRNVVFSMQFEGGLNPLIKLDFMINNAVYDERSVQAVVNVGDVEEWHLTVPSMMEGGSEGHPFHIHVNSFEVISIKNLSTGVVTPFAPGTIQDTIWIPADHTVVIRSKFKQWTGKAVYHCHILPHEDTGMMQNFLILPEHSGH, translated from the coding sequence ATGAGCCGCTACTCCCGCCGCTCGTTCCTGAGCACCGTCGGCGGGGCCGCTGCGGCCGCCCCGCTCCTGCCGCTCGCCGGCTGCCAGGCCGTCGAGGCGGCCACCGCGCCCACCTCGGGCGACGGCTCGGCCGGCGCCGCCCCCGAGGTCGTCCGCTCCGGGCGCGTCGTGGACGTGACGCTGACGGCCGAGCGCGTCGAGCGCACGTTCGAGGCCAGCACGGGCACCGAGACCCGGGCCCGCCTCCGCGCCTACAACGGCCAGATCCCCGGGCCGCTGCTCGAACTCCGCCCCGGCGACCACCTCCGCGTCAGGCTGGAGAACCGCCTCCCGCCGACCGACTCGGCGGGGTGGACGGGCGACCACAACGTGCCGCACGCGCTCGACACGACCAACCTGCACTTCCACGGGCTGAGCGTCATCCCGCACCTGTTCCAGCCCGTCGGCACGAGCGACCCGACGGCGGAGATGATCGCGGTGCGGCCCGGCGAGGACCTCGTCTACGAGATCCCGATTCCGGACGACCAGCCGGACGGGCTCTACTGGTATCACCCCCACCACCACGGCTCGACGGTGGTGCAGGCGGTGACCGGCATGGCGGGGGGCATCGTGGTCCGCGGGCCGGTCGACGAGGTGCCCGAGGTGGCCGCGGCCGCCGAGCACTTCCTCGTGTTCAACGACATCGGCCTGTTCCCCAGCGAGGACGGGTCGGACGTGTGGGAGTACGAGCCCAAGCAAAACAGCCTGTGGGACACGCTGGGCAACCAGGTCGAGATCTGGGATCCGTCCACCGAGACCATGATCCCGGCGCCCGACCTCAAGGGCGGGTTCTCGACGGGCGACTACAAGCGGCGCTACTACCTCGTCAACGGGGAGCCGTTCTTCCGCGAGGACCACAACTTTGGGACCGGTCCCAAGGTGACGCCGCCCGGCTGCCCGCCGACCGTCCAGTTCGACCCGGCGGCGATGCCGCTGGGCACGCAACTCGCGGTCCCGCGCATCACGATGCGGCCGGGCGAGGTGGCGCGCTTCCGGCTGCTGAACGCGATGTCGGACAACGTCATGCCGATCGCGGTGGAGGGGCACGACCTACAGGTGATCGAACTCGACGGCGTCAACTTCCCGACGCCGCAGCTGCGGCCCGCGGTGCCGATCACGAACGCCTACCCGGACCAGCAGCTCCTGCTGGCCCCGGCCAACCGCGCCAGCTTCATGCTGCGCGCGAACGCCACGCCGGGCGTCTACAAGGTGATGCAACTCGCGCAGTGCGCGCAGTTCCTCTACAGCAGCCCGCGCGTGCTGGCCGAGATCGAGGTCGCGGGCGACCCGGTGACGATGGCGATGCCGACGGCGCTCCCGGTCCCGACGCGGGAGTACCCGCTGATCTCGCCCGACGAGGTCAAGCGCGTCCGCAACGTGGTCTTCAGCATGCAGTTCGAGGGAGGACTGAACCCGCTCATCAAGCTGGACTTCATGATCAACAACGCCGTCTACGACGAGCGCTCGGTGCAGGCGGTCGTGAACGTGGGCGACGTGGAGGAGTGGCACCTGACCGTGCCCAGCATGATGGAGGGCGGCTCGGAGGGCCACCCGTTCCACATCCACGTCAACTCGTTCGAGGTGATCTCGATCAAGAACCTGTCGACGGGGGTGGTGACACCGTTCGCGCCGGGCACCATCCAGGACACGATCTGGATTCCGGCCGACCACACCGTGGTCATCCGGTCCAAGTTCAAGCAGTGGACGGGCAAGGCGGTGTACCACTGCCACATCCTGCCGCACGAGGACACGGGCATGATGCAAAACTTCCTCATCCTCCCCGAGCACTCCGGTCACTGA